From Lysinibacillus sp. SGAir0095, the proteins below share one genomic window:
- a CDS encoding ABC transporter ATP-binding protein: MIEIKGLTKKFGNKPVVEDVSIKIQPGAITSFIGPNGAGKSTLLSMVSRLLDADTGEVLLDKNNVKQWKSDEFAKRVSILKQANFLNVRLTIRELVSFGRYPYSKGRLTAEDEQFVNQAINYMNLTDMQDKFLDELSGGQKQRAFIAMVIAQDTEYILLDEPLNNLDMKHSVQIMKILRKLVDELGKTVVIVLHDINFASVYSDYIVALKNGRVVKDGTTNEIINSDALREIYDMNIPVQEQDGCRICVYFNSHS; the protein is encoded by the coding sequence ATGATTGAAATCAAAGGATTAACAAAAAAATTTGGTAACAAACCTGTTGTAGAAGACGTTTCCATCAAAATTCAGCCGGGGGCTATTACGTCCTTTATCGGTCCAAATGGTGCAGGGAAATCTACACTATTATCAATGGTTAGCCGTTTACTGGATGCTGATACAGGTGAGGTATTACTAGATAAGAACAATGTAAAGCAATGGAAGTCCGATGAATTTGCAAAACGGGTATCCATTTTAAAACAGGCAAACTTTCTTAATGTTCGTTTAACAATTCGTGAGCTTGTTTCATTTGGTCGTTATCCTTATTCAAAAGGTCGTTTAACGGCTGAGGATGAACAATTTGTCAATCAAGCGATTAATTATATGAATTTAACAGATATGCAGGATAAGTTTCTAGATGAGCTATCTGGCGGGCAAAAACAACGTGCTTTTATCGCAATGGTAATTGCTCAAGATACGGAATATATTTTGCTAGATGAACCATTAAATAACCTAGATATGAAGCATTCTGTACAGATTATGAAAATCTTACGCAAGCTTGTTGATGAGCTTGGTAAAACGGTTGTAATTGTATTACATGATATTAACTTTGCTTCTGTATATTCAGATTATATTGTTGCTTTAAAAAATGGCAGAGTTGTTAAGGATGGAACTACAAACGAAATCATTAACTCTGATGCATTAAGAGAAATATATGATATGAATATTCCTGTACAGGAGCAAGATGGTTGCCGAATTTGTGTTTATTTTAATTCGCATTCGTAA
- a CDS encoding iron chelate uptake ABC transporter family permease subunit: MRKNSTKLIILAIVALICILLYGFYDIKGGFDYAFPRRMMRVGAMVITGFAIAYSTVVFQTITHNRILTPSVMGLDSMFEVVQTVIFFFAGSVSIWVVNQYLNFAASIFAMVLFALILYRFLFRADKHPIYLLLLIGMIIGTFLGSLVSFLQVLIDPVEYLSLQSRLFASFVNIKVELLYIALVILLLAFAYGYRILGQLDVMSLGRENAINLGINYDRLVLNVLILSSVLIATSTALVGPITFFGLIIANLSYQFLITYKHSIHILGAGLMSIIALVGGQFIVEHIFEMNTTLSVIINFVGGIYFIYLLLKESRAAG; encoded by the coding sequence ATGCGAAAAAATAGTACGAAACTAATTATTTTAGCAATTGTGGCATTAATTTGTATATTGTTGTATGGATTTTATGATATTAAAGGCGGATTTGACTATGCCTTTCCTCGACGCATGATGCGTGTAGGGGCGATGGTGATTACTGGATTTGCAATTGCGTACTCGACAGTAGTATTTCAAACCATTACACACAATCGTATTTTAACACCTTCTGTCATGGGTCTAGACTCAATGTTCGAAGTTGTACAGACGGTTATTTTCTTTTTTGCAGGCTCGGTTTCTATTTGGGTAGTCAATCAATACTTGAATTTTGCAGCGTCCATTTTCGCAATGGTATTGTTTGCATTGATACTCTATCGATTCCTTTTCCGTGCCGATAAGCACCCTATTTATTTATTGTTATTAATCGGTATGATCATAGGTACATTCCTTGGTAGTCTTGTCTCCTTTTTACAAGTACTTATTGATCCTGTTGAATATTTAAGTCTACAAAGCAGGTTATTTGCGAGCTTCGTGAATATAAAAGTAGAACTGCTATATATAGCACTAGTGATTTTATTACTTGCATTTGCATACGGTTATCGTATATTGGGCCAACTAGATGTCATGTCACTTGGACGTGAAAATGCTATCAATTTAGGAATAAACTATGATCGTTTAGTATTGAACGTTTTGATTTTATCGTCGGTTCTAATAGCAACATCAACGGCTTTAGTTGGACCGATTACATTTTTCGGTTTAATTATTGCCAATCTGTCGTATCAGTTTTTAATCACATACAAGCATTCCATTCACATTTTAGGAGCCGGCTTAATGAGTATTATTGCATTAGTTGGTGGTCAATTTATTGTCGAACATATTTTTGAAATGAATACAACATTAAGTGTCATTATAAACTTTGTCGGTGGTATTTACTTTATTTATTTACTATTAAAGGAAAGTAGGGCAGCAGGATGA
- a CDS encoding ABC transporter permease, whose amino-acid sequence MRLWMLIIAAIILSFISLFIGAIDIKPSDLLDWNSRELQIFLISRVPRLIAIILAGVGMSIAGLIMQSLSRNKFVSPTTAGTLDAAKLGILISMLFFTNVTYTQQVIFSFAFALIGTLVFMQILDRIKFKDVIFVPLIGIMYGNILSSITTFFAYEADLLQNISAWLMGSFTLIIAGRYELLYLSVPAVILAYLYANKFTVAGMGEDFAKNLGLSYKFVLNIGLILVAIIATTVVLTVGVIPFLGLIVPNIVSLYMGDNLRKTIPHTAVLGVVFLLICDIIGRVIVYPFEIPVNVTVAVIGSAIFLIMLFRGRAYAKK is encoded by the coding sequence ATGAGACTGTGGATGTTAATTATCGCAGCGATCATCCTATCGTTTATTTCGCTCTTTATTGGCGCGATAGATATAAAACCAAGTGATTTACTTGATTGGAATTCAAGAGAATTGCAAATTTTCTTAATCAGTCGTGTACCGCGCCTAATTGCGATTATTCTAGCGGGTGTAGGGATGAGTATTGCGGGCTTAATCATGCAAAGCTTAAGTCGAAATAAATTTGTTTCCCCAACAACAGCAGGAACTTTAGATGCTGCAAAGTTAGGGATTCTCATTTCGATGTTGTTCTTTACAAATGTAACGTATACACAGCAAGTTATTTTTAGTTTTGCGTTTGCATTAATTGGAACTTTGGTTTTCATGCAGATTCTAGATCGTATCAAATTTAAAGATGTTATTTTCGTACCGTTAATCGGGATAATGTATGGAAACATTTTATCCTCCATTACGACTTTTTTTGCGTACGAAGCAGATTTACTTCAAAATATTAGCGCGTGGCTAATGGGAAGCTTTACATTAATCATTGCCGGACGATATGAACTGCTTTACCTAAGTGTACCAGCTGTTATTTTAGCCTATCTATATGCTAATAAATTTACAGTTGCTGGTATGGGCGAGGATTTTGCAAAAAACTTGGGATTGAGCTATAAGTTTGTTCTTAATATCGGACTAATTCTTGTGGCAATTATAGCGACAACCGTTGTACTGACAGTGGGAGTCATACCATTTTTAGGGTTAATCGTACCGAACATTGTTTCACTATATATGGGAGATAACTTGCGAAAAACAATTCCACATACTGCTGTATTGGGAGTCGTTTTCCTATTAATATGTGACATTATTGGTCGAGTAATTGTTTATCCATTTGAAATACCTGTTAATGTTACCGTGGCAGTTATTGGCAGTGCGATCTTCTTGATAATGTTGTTTAGGGGGAGAGCATATGCGAAAAAATAG
- a CDS encoding DUF6612 family protein: MKKLKMFVLVSLAVMVLAACNKSAEPQTGSKNNSELSLEEVYQKALDRQNELKSVTAIVKMDQVTSYGSGEEAIEIKSKSDMTMDMMTEPLSIYMEGTMGMGEPEAEEEAMIDMKMYMTKEGTYMQDSLQNQWTKLPSEDFEAIIGQTASQVNTAEQLGKMKEFISDFKFEQTDSAFVLTLDTSSEKFNEYLLEQLNLNEMLGVTEEAQQILQDTKFEKVDYEIMIDKETFDINEMVTNVSFNMSIEGNTINTVSNTAITFNNFNGVDEISIPQEVIDTAIEIEY; this comes from the coding sequence ATGAAAAAGTTAAAAATGTTTGTACTGGTAAGTTTAGCAGTTATGGTATTGGCAGCATGCAATAAATCTGCTGAGCCACAAACAGGTTCTAAAAATAATAGTGAGCTTTCGCTTGAAGAGGTATATCAAAAAGCACTAGACCGTCAAAATGAGTTGAAGAGCGTAACGGCAATTGTAAAGATGGATCAAGTAACCTCTTATGGTAGTGGTGAAGAAGCTATAGAGATTAAATCCAAAAGTGATATGACAATGGATATGATGACAGAACCACTTTCAATATATATGGAAGGTACTATGGGTATGGGAGAGCCTGAAGCTGAAGAAGAAGCTATGATTGATATGAAAATGTATATGACCAAGGAAGGAACATATATGCAAGATTCGCTGCAAAATCAATGGACCAAGCTGCCTTCTGAGGATTTTGAGGCTATAATCGGACAAACTGCTAGTCAAGTGAATACAGCAGAGCAGCTTGGAAAAATGAAAGAATTTATAAGTGACTTTAAATTTGAACAAACTGATTCAGCATTTGTTCTAACATTGGATACTTCCAGCGAAAAATTTAACGAATACTTGCTGGAGCAATTAAATCTGAATGAAATGCTGGGTGTTACAGAAGAGGCACAGCAGATTCTTCAAGATACAAAGTTTGAGAAAGTAGACTATGAAATAATGATTGATAAAGAAACATTTGATATTAATGAAATGGTGACAAATGTTTCCTTCAATATGAGCATTGAAGGAAATACTATAAATACGGTTTCTAATACGGCTATTACCTTTAATAACTTCAATGGAGTAGATGAAATATCCATTCCTCAAGAAGTAATTGACACAGCAATTGAAATTGAATATTAA
- a CDS encoding peptide MFS transporter yields MYSKEEIVKSVPQKGFFGHPKGLLTLFFTEFWERFSYYGMRAILILYMYYELHEGGLGLDRGTANSIMALYGSLIYMSGIIGGWFADRIWGTRKTVFFGGILIMVGHIALALPGGLTALLISMAFIIIGTGLLKSNVSTIVGDMYAEGDNRRDSGFSIFYMGINMGAFISPLIIGWVGERYNFHLGFAIAAVGMFIGLVVFYVTQKRFLGLAGTEVPNPLKGEEKKKTIRNIVVGIIAILVIGVILYATGNLTMAIFSLIITTLGVLIPTIFFIVMYRSPKTTKDEKSRVLAYIPLFIAAVMFWAIQEQGATILATYADTRTDLTIGSFEIPVSWFQSLNPLFIIVFAPIFAWLWLKLGSRQPSTPKKFAISLFFAGASFLVMIIPATMSGGTELVSPWWLVLSFFLVVVGELLLSPVGLSATTKLAPAAFAAQTMSLWFLTSAAAQAINAQLVRIYEAVTEITYFGTLGGISIVLGILLLVLTPIISKAMRGVN; encoded by the coding sequence ATGTATAGTAAAGAAGAAATAGTCAAATCCGTTCCTCAAAAAGGTTTTTTTGGACATCCTAAAGGATTATTAACATTATTCTTTACAGAATTTTGGGAGCGATTCTCTTATTATGGAATGCGTGCCATCCTTATCCTTTATATGTACTATGAATTACATGAAGGCGGATTAGGATTAGATCGAGGAACAGCAAACTCAATTATGGCTCTTTATGGGTCGTTAATTTATATGTCTGGTATTATTGGTGGTTGGTTTGCTGACCGAATTTGGGGTACGCGTAAGACTGTATTCTTTGGTGGCATACTCATCATGGTTGGGCATATAGCCTTAGCGTTACCAGGTGGACTTACAGCTTTACTAATCTCGATGGCCTTTATTATCATCGGAACAGGGCTATTAAAATCGAATGTCTCAACAATTGTTGGGGATATGTATGCAGAAGGCGATAATCGTCGTGACTCTGGTTTTAGTATCTTCTACATGGGGATTAACATGGGTGCATTTATTTCGCCACTAATTATTGGTTGGGTTGGTGAAAGATATAACTTCCATTTAGGTTTTGCCATCGCTGCTGTTGGTATGTTTATTGGATTAGTTGTTTTTTATGTAACTCAAAAGAGATTTTTAGGTTTAGCGGGTACTGAAGTTCCTAACCCACTTAAGGGAGAAGAGAAAAAGAAAACGATTCGTAATATAGTCGTAGGTATTATTGCTATTTTAGTTATTGGCGTAATTTTATACGCTACTGGAAATTTAACAATGGCAATCTTCAGTTTAATTATTACGACACTGGGTGTTTTAATACCGACAATCTTCTTTATTGTCATGTATCGTAGTCCTAAAACAACGAAGGATGAGAAGTCTCGTGTTTTAGCTTATATACCATTATTCATAGCTGCGGTTATGTTCTGGGCGATTCAAGAACAAGGGGCTACAATTTTAGCAACATATGCGGATACACGTACAGATTTAACGATCGGAAGCTTTGAAATTCCGGTATCTTGGTTCCAATCTTTGAATCCGTTATTCATTATTGTATTTGCACCAATCTTTGCATGGTTATGGTTAAAACTTGGAAGTCGTCAACCATCAACACCTAAGAAATTTGCCATTTCATTATTCTTTGCGGGGGCATCTTTCTTAGTAATGATTATCCCAGCGACAATGTCTGGCGGTACGGAGCTTGTTAGCCCATGGTGGTTAGTACTTTCATTCTTCTTAGTTGTAGTAGGGGAACTATTATTATCACCTGTTGGTTTATCGGCGACAACAAAACTTGCGCCAGCTGCATTCGCAGCGCAAACAATGTCTTTATGGTTCTTAACGAGTGCTGCAGCACAAGCAATAAACGCTCAGTTAGTTAGAATTTATGAAGCTGTAACAGAAATTACTTACTTCGGAACGCTTGGTGGAATCTCTATTGTGTTAGGTATTCTTCTATTAGTATTAACGCCAATTATTTCGAAAGCGATGCGCGGAGTAAATTAA
- the hflX gene encoding GTPase HflX: protein MTNLQEIETIIEKAILVGVNLQNDRNFNYSMEELESLAEALDVEVIGSVTQNLERVNPSHYVGTGKIEEIKHFVDEAQANLVIFNDELSPSQIRNLEHDLECKVIDRTMLILDIFDRRANTREAQMQVELAQLQYMLPRLVGLHASLSRQGGGTGGGFRNRGAGETKLELDRRKIEDQIAKLRKDLEVVKSIRETQRKKRRKNEVPVVSLVGYTNAGKSTIMNRLLKKIGQEDNKQVFEKDMLFATLDTSVRNIELPDKKTFLLTDTVGFVSKLPHHLVKAFRSTLEEARDADLLLHVVDVSNEQHPFMMDVTNKTLSEVDVEGIPTIYVYNKSDLANVKYPLVSGDNIWISAQEGDGLDDLVELIRQHVFSDYVECEMLIPFDRGDVVSYLNSNAQVKETEYEEQGTKLLVELKNADLKKYEQYVIK, encoded by the coding sequence GTGACAAATTTGCAAGAAATTGAAACAATAATTGAAAAAGCAATTTTAGTGGGTGTCAATTTACAAAACGATCGAAACTTCAATTATTCAATGGAAGAATTAGAAAGTTTAGCAGAAGCATTAGATGTAGAAGTAATTGGAAGTGTGACTCAAAATTTGGAAAGGGTAAATCCTTCTCATTACGTAGGAACAGGTAAAATCGAGGAGATTAAGCATTTTGTAGATGAAGCGCAAGCTAATCTCGTAATTTTTAATGATGAACTATCTCCCTCGCAAATTCGGAATTTAGAGCATGATTTAGAGTGTAAAGTAATTGACCGTACGATGCTGATACTTGACATTTTTGATCGTCGGGCGAATACGCGAGAAGCACAAATGCAGGTTGAACTTGCTCAATTGCAGTATATGCTACCTCGGCTAGTTGGTCTGCATGCTTCACTATCCCGTCAAGGTGGTGGCACGGGTGGAGGATTTAGAAACCGAGGTGCAGGGGAAACTAAATTAGAATTAGATAGACGAAAAATTGAAGACCAAATTGCCAAACTCCGTAAAGATCTGGAGGTTGTTAAAAGTATTAGGGAAACACAGAGAAAGAAACGCCGCAAAAATGAAGTGCCAGTTGTTTCTCTCGTCGGCTATACCAATGCAGGAAAATCCACAATAATGAACCGTCTTCTTAAGAAAATTGGACAAGAGGACAATAAACAGGTATTTGAGAAGGACATGCTATTCGCTACATTAGATACATCTGTTCGAAATATTGAATTACCTGATAAAAAGACTTTCTTGCTGACAGATACGGTTGGGTTTGTCAGTAAGCTGCCACATCATCTAGTGAAAGCCTTCCGTTCTACATTAGAAGAAGCAAGAGATGCTGACTTATTGCTCCATGTCGTTGACGTTTCCAATGAACAACATCCGTTTATGATGGATGTTACGAACAAAACTTTAAGTGAAGTAGATGTGGAAGGAATTCCAACGATTTATGTCTATAACAAATCTGATTTGGCAAATGTGAAATATCCATTAGTAAGTGGTGATAATATCTGGATTTCCGCACAAGAAGGCGATGGTCTAGATGATCTGGTTGAATTAATTCGACAGCATGTATTTTCGGATTACGTAGAATGTGAAATGCTAATTCCGTTTGATCGAGGGGATGTCGTGTCCTACCTCAATTCGAATGCACAAGTTAAAGAAACTGAGTATGAAGAGCAAGGAACAAAGCTACTTGTCGAGCTGAAAAATGCTGATTTAAAAAAATATGAACAGTATGTAATAAAATAA
- the putP gene encoding sodium/proline symporter PutP, whose protein sequence is MSDHAFQLLAIIIYMLAMVIIGWFAYRRTKNLNDYMLGGRDLGPAVTALSAGAADMSGWLLMGLPGAIYASGLVEAWIAIGLTVGAWLNWYFVAPRLRVYTQISKDSITIPSFLDNRLRDNTKLIRIAAGIVILVFFTFYVSSGMVSGGKFFQSSFGFDYHTGLLIVSAVTVGYTLFGGFLAVSYTDFLQGLIMFLALILVPIFGIFFTGGIGETIDSVTAFNPEHFSLFASTATAAGVISSVAWGLGYFGQPHIIVRFMAIKSVKETKQARRIGIGWMILSLIGATLTALVGLAYFQQNGLTIDDPETVFIVMGQILFHPFIAGIMLAAILAAIMSTISSQLIVTSSALIEDMYRALFKKEASDKHYVMAGRIAVLIVAVVAAILGWDPDSSILDLVGFAWAGFGAAFGPTILLALYWKKLTNIGALVGMVAGAVVAYIWGQNEALSGMLYEIVPGFIINLVLTIIVSLITYKHNAEIEKEFDDTLELLNSERKK, encoded by the coding sequence ATGTCTGATCACGCATTTCAATTGTTAGCGATTATCATTTATATGCTGGCTATGGTTATTATCGGTTGGTTTGCATATAGAAGAACAAAAAATTTGAATGATTATATGTTAGGTGGACGAGATTTAGGTCCAGCGGTAACTGCATTAAGTGCAGGTGCTGCGGATATGTCCGGATGGTTACTCATGGGATTGCCTGGAGCAATTTATGCATCTGGTTTGGTAGAGGCATGGATTGCAATTGGTTTAACAGTAGGTGCTTGGTTAAACTGGTATTTTGTTGCACCGCGTTTACGCGTATATACACAAATTTCAAAAGACTCAATCACTATTCCAAGTTTTTTAGATAACCGTCTTCGTGATAATACAAAATTAATTCGTATTGCAGCAGGTATTGTTATCTTAGTTTTCTTCACATTCTATGTATCATCAGGGATGGTATCTGGAGGGAAGTTCTTCCAAAGCTCATTTGGATTTGACTATCATACTGGACTATTAATCGTAAGTGCTGTTACTGTAGGTTATACTTTGTTCGGTGGGTTCTTAGCAGTTAGTTATACTGACTTCTTACAAGGGTTAATCATGTTCTTAGCTTTAATACTAGTTCCGATTTTCGGGATTTTCTTCACAGGTGGAATCGGCGAAACAATCGATTCTGTCACAGCATTTAATCCGGAGCATTTTAGCTTATTTGCTTCAACTGCAACAGCGGCAGGTGTCATTTCGTCGGTTGCCTGGGGTCTTGGGTATTTTGGACAACCTCATATTATCGTACGTTTTATGGCGATTAAATCCGTTAAAGAAACAAAGCAAGCTCGTCGTATAGGTATTGGTTGGATGATTTTAAGCTTAATAGGAGCAACTTTAACTGCACTTGTAGGATTAGCTTACTTCCAGCAAAATGGTCTCACTATTGATGACCCTGAAACAGTCTTTATTGTCATGGGACAAATTTTATTCCACCCATTCATTGCAGGAATTATGCTTGCTGCAATCTTAGCGGCAATTATGAGTACAATTTCTTCACAATTAATCGTAACATCTTCTGCTTTAATCGAGGATATGTATAGAGCGTTATTCAAAAAAGAAGCATCAGATAAGCATTATGTAATGGCGGGACGTATCGCAGTTCTTATTGTAGCGGTTGTAGCAGCTATACTGGGCTGGGATCCGGACAGTTCTATTCTTGATTTAGTTGGATTTGCATGGGCAGGGTTCGGTGCAGCATTCGGACCAACTATCTTACTTGCACTATATTGGAAAAAGCTTACGAATATCGGGGCATTAGTTGGGATGGTTGCCGGTGCAGTTGTTGCATATATTTGGGGACAAAACGAAGCGCTATCTGGCATGTTATACGAAATTGTACCTGGTTTCATCATTAACCTGGTCTTAACAATTATCGTAAGTTTAATTACTTATAAACATAATGCGGAAATTGAAAAAGAGTTTGATGATACATTAGAGTTATTGAACTCTGAAAGAAAAAAATAA
- a CDS encoding SAM-dependent methyltransferase, whose translation MDFDQMKEEFLKHINSKELINATISQPRQKSNDLKRVKLKPIELKGVYHIQIEYQYERILKHENILLEKFSDSFDILLPQFRQIHAQFQHQNIQIQLSKKNKVLWKTEKVNDKKEINLSHNRKKQYLLDDSTPYPFLIRLGVQTEEGKVKKQKYDKFRQINRFVEFIHDSLEHLPKNRQIRILDFGSGKSYLTFALYHYLKVEKELDIRVTGLDLKKEVIEECNQIARDLNYDQLEFLVGDINDYNDENSVDMIVTLHACDVATDMALARAVKWGAKVILSVPCCQHELNRQLHSPALEIMTQHGLIRERFASLATDSIRAELLTLVGYDTQVLEFIDIEHTPKNILIRAYFTGKKPSSEQIERYQAFTHFLSAKPFLENELRDILKSI comes from the coding sequence ATGGATTTCGATCAAATGAAGGAAGAATTTCTAAAACATATTAATAGTAAAGAGCTGATTAACGCAACGATTAGTCAACCTAGGCAGAAATCAAATGATTTGAAGCGAGTAAAGTTGAAACCTATAGAGCTTAAGGGTGTTTATCATATTCAAATTGAGTATCAATATGAGCGCATTTTAAAACACGAGAATATTTTACTCGAAAAGTTTTCTGATTCCTTCGATATATTATTACCACAATTTCGTCAAATACATGCACAATTTCAACATCAAAATATCCAAATTCAACTTTCTAAGAAAAACAAGGTTTTATGGAAAACTGAAAAGGTAAATGACAAGAAAGAAATCAATCTTTCACACAATCGCAAAAAACAATATTTATTAGACGATTCAACTCCTTATCCGTTCTTAATACGTCTAGGCGTTCAAACCGAGGAGGGTAAAGTAAAAAAACAAAAGTATGATAAGTTCCGTCAAATCAATCGGTTTGTTGAATTCATACATGATTCACTTGAACACTTACCAAAAAATCGTCAAATTCGAATTCTCGATTTTGGTTCAGGCAAATCCTATTTAACCTTTGCTCTTTACCACTATCTAAAGGTTGAAAAGGAATTGGATATTCGAGTTACTGGCCTCGATTTAAAGAAAGAAGTAATCGAGGAGTGTAACCAAATTGCTCGAGATTTAAATTATGATCAGCTTGAATTTTTGGTCGGCGATATTAATGATTATAATGATGAAAACTCAGTAGATATGATTGTAACTTTACATGCTTGCGATGTAGCAACAGATATGGCATTAGCCCGTGCAGTTAAATGGGGCGCCAAAGTTATTTTAAGTGTTCCCTGTTGTCAGCATGAATTAAATCGTCAGCTTCACTCACCTGCTTTGGAGATAATGACACAGCATGGCTTAATAAGAGAACGTTTTGCTTCTTTAGCCACTGACTCCATTCGGGCCGAGCTGCTAACACTTGTTGGATATGATACACAGGTTTTAGAATTTATCGATATTGAACATACACCAAAGAATATTTTAATACGTGCTTATTTTACTGGTAAAAAACCATCATCTGAACAAATTGAAAGGTATCAAGCCTTTACTCACTTTTTATCTGCAAAGCCATTTTTAGAAAATGAATTGAGAGATATTTTGAAGAGTATTTAA
- a CDS encoding DUF47 domain-containing protein: MFSSRKPDPFFLSLHKIAENMREAVHYARDFKIETIADLKELSVKMKKYETDGDHLIHELIVMLNKSFMTPIEREDILALANKMDDVLDGAEHCVAHFEMFSFTEIDESMVKFLDYITKSADEIVAATDLLNKKDLIAMRKHIILIKDYERECDEISRSSTKQLFLKEKDPIRLIKMRDIYDQLEEIADSCQDVANTLETIIMRNA, encoded by the coding sequence ATGTTTAGTTCAAGAAAACCAGATCCATTTTTCTTATCGCTACATAAAATAGCAGAAAATATGAGAGAAGCTGTACATTACGCTAGAGATTTCAAAATTGAAACGATTGCTGATTTAAAAGAACTTAGCGTTAAAATGAAGAAATACGAAACAGATGGAGACCATTTAATTCACGAGTTAATCGTGATGTTAAACAAATCTTTCATGACACCTATTGAGCGTGAAGACATTTTAGCTTTAGCTAATAAAATGGATGATGTATTAGATGGAGCAGAGCATTGTGTAGCGCACTTTGAAATGTTCTCATTTACGGAAATTGACGAATCCATGGTTAAATTCCTTGACTATATTACAAAAAGCGCAGATGAAATCGTTGCTGCAACTGACCTTTTGAATAAAAAAGATCTAATTGCAATGCGTAAACACATAATCCTTATTAAGGATTATGAACGTGAATGCGATGAAATTTCTCGTTCATCAACAAAACAGCTGTTCTTAAAAGAAAAGGATCCAATCCGTTTAATTAAAATGCGTGACATCTACGACCAATTAGAAGAGATTGCGGACTCATGTCAAGATGTAGCAAACACATTAGAAACAATTATTATGCGTAACGCGTAA
- a CDS encoding inorganic phosphate transporter has product MDTILILTILVVIFALAFDFINGFHDTANAIATSVSTRALPPRVAVLLAAVMNFLGAITFVGVAKAIAKDIVDPFSLNATADDTTGTIVILAALLSAITWNLLTWYFGIPSSSSHTLIGSIAGAAIAAAGFSILNYNGFTSILIGLVASPFLALAIGFIFMSIFKLLFKNLNLYRTNKGFRTLQIVTAAIQAFTHGTNDAQKAMGIITMALIAAGLQTTDEVQEWVRIACAIAMGLGTSIGGYKIIKTVGGKIMKIRPVNGVAADLASASIIFGATIIHLPVSTTHVISSAIMGVGSAQRVKGVKWGVARKIVLTWLITMPISAVMAGIMFLILNLFF; this is encoded by the coding sequence ATGGATACTATATTAATACTGACAATATTAGTCGTAATTTTTGCATTAGCATTCGACTTTATTAACGGTTTCCATGATACAGCAAACGCAATTGCTACTTCTGTTTCTACTCGTGCATTGCCACCACGCGTTGCTGTGTTATTAGCTGCCGTTATGAACTTTCTCGGGGCAATTACATTTGTGGGTGTTGCGAAAGCAATTGCCAAGGATATCGTTGATCCTTTTTCGTTAAATGCTACTGCAGATGATACAACTGGAACAATCGTTATCTTAGCAGCCTTGCTTTCTGCTATTACTTGGAACTTACTTACATGGTACTTCGGCATTCCATCAAGTTCTTCTCATACCTTAATCGGTTCAATTGCCGGTGCTGCTATTGCTGCAGCAGGTTTTAGCATTTTAAATTATAACGGGTTCACAAGTATATTAATCGGTTTAGTTGCTTCGCCATTTTTGGCATTAGCCATCGGTTTTATATTTATGTCCATATTCAAATTACTGTTTAAAAATCTAAACCTTTACCGAACAAATAAAGGTTTCCGTACATTACAAATTGTTACTGCCGCAATTCAAGCCTTTACTCACGGTACAAATGATGCTCAAAAAGCAATGGGTATTATTACAATGGCTTTAATCGCAGCAGGTTTACAAACAACAGACGAAGTTCAGGAATGGGTTCGAATTGCCTGTGCCATTGCAATGGGGCTTGGAACTTCAATTGGTGGTTATAAAATCATTAAAACTGTTGGCGGTAAAATTATGAAAATCCGTCCAGTAAACGGGGTTGCTGCTGACTTAGCATCTGCATCGATTATTTTTGGAGCAACTATTATCCATTTACCTGTATCAACAACACACGTAATCTCCTCTGCCATTATGGGGGTAGGGTCTGCACAACGTGTTAAAGGCGTTAAATGGGGCGTTGCACGTAAGATTGTCCTAACTTGGCTTATTACAATGCCAATTTCGGCTGTAATGGCGGGAATCATGTTCTTAATTTTAAATTTATTCTTCTAA